From the genome of Alcanivorax sp.:
AACCTGCCGGCCTCTGCGATCCAGTCCCTCTATGGCATGACCCCCAAGGAAGCCCATGTGGCCATCGCCCTGACCAACGGCCTCAACCCCAGCCAGATCAGCGAGCAGAACAACGTGTCCGTGGACACAGTGCGCTCCCAGCTAAAAAGCATCTATTCCAAGATGGGCGTGAACAAACAACAGGACGTGATTCGGGTACTGCTGTGCAGTGCGCAGGTTAATTGAACGCCTGAGGCTGGACGCCTGACGCGGGCAGATTCTTCAGCCTCTGGCATCAGGCATCCAGCAGCCGCGCAGCGGCAAAAAAAACCGGCCTCGAAGGCCGGTTTTTTTTAGGCGCTGTAGCGATTACTTCTCGAGAATCGCTACCACACCCTGACCGCCAGCAGCACACACGGAGATCAGTGCACGGCCGGAGCCCTTCTCGTTCAGCAACTTGGCGGCGTTGGCGATGATACGGCCACCGGTGGCAGCGAACGGGTGACCGGCTGCCAGAGAGGAGCCTTTCACGTTCAGCTTGCTGCGATCGATGCTGCCCAGGACTTCTTTGCGGCCCAGGGTTTCCTTACAGAATTTCTCGTCTTCCCACATCTTCAGGGTAGACAGGACCTGGGAAGCGAAGGCTTCGTGGATTTCGTAGAAATCGAAGTCCTGCAGAGTGATGCCCGCCTTGTCCAGCATGCTCGGCACAGCGTAGGCAGGGGCCATCAGCAGACCTTCTTTCTTGCCAATGAAGTCCACAGCCGCCGCTTCACCCAGGGTCAGGTAAGCCAGCACCGGCAAACCTCGCTCCTTGGCCCACTCTTCGGTGGCCAACAGTACCGCGGAAGCACCATCCGTCAGCGGCGTGGAGTTCGCCGGGGTCATGGTGCCGTCCGGCCCACCGAAACAGGGCTTCAGGGTAGCCAGCTTTTCCAGGGTGGAATCACCGCGCATGTTGTTGTCGCGGGTCAGGCCCTTGAACGGGGTGATCAGGTCATCCTGCCAGCCGTCTTCATAGGACTTGGCCAGGTTCTGGTGGGATTTCCATGCCAGCTCGTCCTGCTCTTCGCGGGGAATCGCCCACTCTTTGGCAGTAATCGCCTGATGGTCACCCATGGCCAGACCGGTGCGCGGCTCGCCATTCTTGGGGATATCGGGCATCAGGGACTTCGGGTTGAGCAGCTTCAGACCCAGCTTGGCACGCTCGCCATTGGTCTTGGCGCGGTTCAGGGCCATGAACACCTTGCGGGCTTCCTCGTTCACACCAAGGGGGGCGTCAGAGGTAGTGTCTACACCGCCAGCGATGGCACAGTCGATCTGGCCGAGAGCGATCTTGTTGGCCACCAGAATGGCGGCTTCCAGACCAGTGCCACAGGCCTGCTGCAGGTCATAGGCCGGGGTTTCCGGGGCCAGCTTGGAACCCAGTACGGACTCACGCACCAGGTTGAAGTCACGGGCGTGCTTCATCACCGCACCGGCCGCCACTTCATCGATCTTCTGACCGTGCAGCTTGAAACGATCCACCAAACCATCAATGGCAGCAGTCAGCATGTCCTGGTTGCTGGTATCGATGTAGGCAGTGTTGGAACGGGCAAACGGAATACGGTTACCACCAATGATGGCAACCTTGCGTACGGCTTTACCTGCCAGCATAACAATGTCCTCTAACAGAATCAGGCGGTCATACAGGATGACCGGAGTGGTCAGCGCGACCACAGGAAGGAGTCTGTGTACCACTCCTTGCGTTCTCAGCGAGACCAGAAGTGTGCAGCTGTTGCGTCTTGCCTCGCCGGTCAGGGTAGAATCCTTTCCAAGAGGCTAGGCGCAGCAGATGCGCGCTTCTGGTCTCGCCCTTCGGGGCTTTCAGGCTGGCCCACACTCGTTGTTGCGCTTTCTCGGCAGGCAACCAGCATGTCTTCGAAAGCGCGCCTAGATTGTGGACCAGCCTGAAAGCCTGAGAATGCAAGGAGTGGTACACAGACTCCTCATCACTCTCAGGGCGCAGTCTACTCCCCAGCGTCCATGCCTCATTGGCTCAAACGACTGTTTGAACCCGGGGGCCGGTCAATACACCGGCAACATTGCAGTGATTCAATACGCGCCAGTGTGCGACAGGGCTGGTTGTTTGGCCCTACGAAAGAAGACTGATTTTTCACCGACTTTCTCTGGCACCCTTTAAATCAGTTCCGGTTGGCATAAGGTTAACCGGACACATTCATCTCACGATGGCGAAGGACAGGATCATGAGCGATACCTATCAGGCGATTGCGAATTCTCCCATGGGCAAAGCGCTGTTTGGCGCAGTGAATCTCCCCATTCCGGTCATTCTCGACCGCTGGCAGCCGGGGCAGGCCTCTTTCATCAAGGGCCGCGTTCTGGTGGGTGCCGCCAATGGCTCCACCGGTGTTGATAGCATTCTGTCCACCCTGAAAGGCGCGCCGGAAGCCCAGCTGAGCGTGCTGGCCAATACCAGCACCGCCACCGAGCTGCAGAAGAAAGCCGGCAAGGCAGGCGTGGATGCGGAAAACTACACCGCCACCCGCGAAGACGATGCCAAGTTCAAGGGCCTGGTATTTGACGCTACCGGTATCCAGAACCCGGACGAACTGAAAGCCCTGTGGGAATTCTTCCACCCGGTGATCCGCAAGCTGGACAAGTGCGCTCGCGTTGTCGTGATCGGCCGCACTCCGGAAAAGCAGTCTGGCGCCACTCGTGTCGCCCAGCGCGCTCTGGAAGGTTTCACCCGTTCTGTGGGCAAGGAGATCAAGAAAGGCGCCACCGTGCAGCTGGTCTATGTGGATGAAGGTGCGGAAGCCCAGCTGGCCTCTCCCCTGCACTTCTTCCTCTCACCCAAGTCGGCCTATGTGTCTGCCCAGGTAGTGCGTGTGACCGAGTCCGGTTTCAAGGCAGCCAAATTCAACTGGGACAAGCCGCTGGCCGGCAAAAAAGCGCTGGTTACCGGTGGCTCCCGTGGTATCGGTGCAGCCATCGCCGAAGTGCTGGCCCGCGACGGCGCCACCGTGACCGTGCTGGACATTCCGCCCATGGCCGAAGACCTGAGCAAGGTTGCAGGCCAGATCGGTGGTGACACTCTGGAGCTGGATATCACCGCCCCGGAGGCGCCGGACGCCATTGCCGCCAAGGGCAAGGAAGTTGGTGGTTTCGACGTGATCGTGCATAACGCCGGCGTCACCCGCGACAAGATGCTCGGTAACATGTCCGAGAAGCTCTGGGACATGGTGCTGGACATCAACATCGCCAGCCAGTTGCGCATCAATGAAAAACTGCTGGCTGAGGGCGCCATCAACAAGGGCGGCAGCATCATCTCCATCAGTTCCATTGCCGGCATCGCCGGCAACCTGGGCCAGACCAACTACGGTGCCTCCAAAGCGGCCGTGATCGGCATGATCGATGCCTTCAAGGACGAATACGCCGAGAAGGGCATCACCATCAATGCCGTGGCGCCGGGCTTCATCGAAACCCAGATGACCGCCGCTATCCCCTTCACCATCCGTGAAGCAGGCCGTCGCATGAACGCCATGAGTCAGGGCGGTCAGCCGGTGGACGTGGCCGAAACCATCGCCTTCTTCGCCAGCCCGGCCTCCCAGGGCCTGACCGGCAATGTTGTGCGTGTTTGTGGTCAGATGCTGTTGGGGGCGTAACAGCCTCAAGCTACAAGCTTCAAGCTGCAACGCGGTTTGAAGCTTCAGCCACACGATCAACAAAAGAGCCGCGCCGAAAGGTGCGGCTTTTTTGTGGCCCCCCCCATTCTTTAGCCGCTGTAGGAGACTCAACTTGTTGAGCGAACCGTGCGAAGCACGGAATCGACCGCAGGGCGATCAGGGCATTTCAGAGCTCGACACATCAGGGAAGGTGCCTGCCTCCCCGTTTTCCCTCGCCAAGGCTCGGGTTCGCTCAACAAGTTGAGTCTCCTAGAGTGGCTTTGTCGAAAGATTGTTGAGTAAAGCGAAAAGCAGCCGCAACGCAACCAAAAA
Proteins encoded in this window:
- a CDS encoding acetyl-CoA C-acetyltransferase; its protein translation is MLAGKAVRKVAIIGGNRIPFARSNTAYIDTSNQDMLTAAIDGLVDRFKLHGQKIDEVAAGAVMKHARDFNLVRESVLGSKLAPETPAYDLQQACGTGLEAAILVANKIALGQIDCAIAGGVDTTSDAPLGVNEEARKVFMALNRAKTNGERAKLGLKLLNPKSLMPDIPKNGEPRTGLAMGDHQAITAKEWAIPREEQDELAWKSHQNLAKSYEDGWQDDLITPFKGLTRDNNMRGDSTLEKLATLKPCFGGPDGTMTPANSTPLTDGASAVLLATEEWAKERGLPVLAYLTLGEAAAVDFIGKKEGLLMAPAYAVPSMLDKAGITLQDFDFYEIHEAFASQVLSTLKMWEDEKFCKETLGRKEVLGSIDRSKLNVKGSSLAAGHPFAATGGRIIANAAKLLNEKGSGRALISVCAAGGQGVVAILEK
- a CDS encoding 3-oxoacyl-ACP reductase, which gives rise to MSDTYQAIANSPMGKALFGAVNLPIPVILDRWQPGQASFIKGRVLVGAANGSTGVDSILSTLKGAPEAQLSVLANTSTATELQKKAGKAGVDAENYTATREDDAKFKGLVFDATGIQNPDELKALWEFFHPVIRKLDKCARVVVIGRTPEKQSGATRVAQRALEGFTRSVGKEIKKGATVQLVYVDEGAEAQLASPLHFFLSPKSAYVSAQVVRVTESGFKAAKFNWDKPLAGKKALVTGGSRGIGAAIAEVLARDGATVTVLDIPPMAEDLSKVAGQIGGDTLELDITAPEAPDAIAAKGKEVGGFDVIVHNAGVTRDKMLGNMSEKLWDMVLDINIASQLRINEKLLAEGAINKGGSIISISSIAGIAGNLGQTNYGASKAAVIGMIDAFKDEYAEKGITINAVAPGFIETQMTAAIPFTIREAGRRMNAMSQGGQPVDVAETIAFFASPASQGLTGNVVRVCGQMLLGA